Proteins from a single region of Eretmochelys imbricata isolate rEreImb1 chromosome 20, rEreImb1.hap1, whole genome shotgun sequence:
- the TNFSF9 gene encoding tumor necrosis factor ligand superfamily member 9, which yields MTALERSQDPESLLQAGSRRACPCRSLDWCLLLGLGALGAALLTLALFSAWRVLPPPLETPERPLLSLSMGKEAGAQVLPTSDVIKDRVMGFYHATGIDGVVFSSNFNYHDTSHKLEVKVGGLYFIYAQLAVKCIAKCSKKQTVELIIKQVSGGTHSRVLTISLHLSSKSEETMSKFSAVLQPLKKGDSLYVVMDTNKTDIENWQLDQTNKKDNFFGLFRLPSSADQ from the exons ATGACGGCTCTAGAGCGCAGCCAGGACCCCGAGAGCCTCCTCCAGGCCGGCTCCCGGCGCGCCTGCCCCTGCCGGAGCCTGGACTGGTGCCTGCTTCTGGGGCTGGGCGCCCTGGGCGCAGCGCTCCTGACGCTCGCCTTGTTCTCGGCCTGGAGGGTCCTGCCCCCGCCGCTGGAGACCCCCGAGCGTCCCCTCCTCTCGCTCAGCATGGGAAAG GAGGCTGGTGCCCAGGTATTGCCCACAAGCG ATGTAATCAAGGACAGGGTAATGGGGTTCTATCACGCCACGGGTATTGATGGAGTGGTTTTCAGCTCCAACTTCAACTACCACGACACCTCGCACAAGCTGGAAGTGAAGGTCGGAGGCCTCTATTTTATCTACGCCCAGCTTGCTGTCAAATGCATTGCCAAGTGCAGCAAAAAGCAAACAGTGGAACTGATTATCAAGCAGGTGTCCGGAGGCACCCACAGCCGTGTTCTGACCATCTCCCTGCACTTGTCCTCCAAGTCGGAAGAGACCATGTCCAAGTTCTCGGCGGTTCTGCAACCTCTGAAAAAAGGGGACTCTCTCTATGTGGTGATGGACACTAATAAAACAGACATCGAGAACTGGCAGCTGGaccaaaccaacaaaaaagacAACTTCTTTGGCCTCTTTAGGCTACCTAGCTCTGCTGACCAATAG